In a genomic window of Pseudoliparis swirei isolate HS2019 ecotype Mariana Trench chromosome 20, NWPU_hadal_v1, whole genome shotgun sequence:
- the gucy2f gene encoding retinal guanylyl cyclase 2 isoform X2, which yields MQHIHPHFRGALWESHHPCLPIIRSRPNPTTLPFYNSLLWVLVGVFTFPCCVRCLIFKVGVLGPWNCDPVYYRALPAAAARLAVNRINGDPDLDLGLTMDFIILQEPCETSKALTAFIYYEKMADAFVGPNNPGYCVAASLLAKNWEKAIFSHGCVNYELDRVIGYPTFARTVPIPTEVLFTVLRHFRWASVAVVSSNEDIWRDTAGRVALALRDRGLPVGLVTAVGLDETEVERTLQRIQAAGEVRVIIMCMHSILFGGEQQGTFLLKAQKMGLTSGQYVFVPYDTLLYSVPYTNVSYFPLQNSSRLREAYDAVLTVTMASEPLSFNEAFASAQRSEEITVAVEPEQVNPLFGTIYNSIYLLANSIHNTRRGGMRLSGSNLAYFTKNITFTGFNQKVKVDTGGDVKTSYVILDSDNSGSKLYQTYLVDLMSGKLSFAGRSIQFPGGYPPPSDSSCWFDKDAVCTGGVEVTYIIVVFAVIFTLAIVGLVISLYIRRRLQQIQLVKGPNRILLTLEDLTFINPQLSKKKITLEDLNGSKSTLGEKSAERSRSVNSMQTTTQETTNVAVYEGDWVWLKKFEEGQFKEVKQSTTKMFTKMRDLRNENVNPFLGFFVDCSMFAVVTEHCSRGSLQDLLRNEDVKLDWMFKSSLLLDLIKGVKYLHHRDFAHGRLKSRNCVVDGRFVLKITDYGFNELLESQKAAIKEPPAEELFWTAPEFLRDLANSRKGTSKGDVYSFAIILQEVVVRGSPYCMLGLLPEEIIRKVKKPPPMCRPTVAPDQAPMECIQLMKQCWSEMPERRPTFDEIFDRFKLINKGKKTNIIDSMLRMLEQYSSNLEDLIRERTEELEVEKQRTEKLLSEMLPPSVAEALKTGATVEPEYFDQVTIYFSDIVGFTTISSLSDPIEVVDLLNDLYTLFDAVLSNHDVYKVETIGDAYMVASGLPKKNGNKHAAEIANMSLNILSSVGTFHMRHMPDVPVRIRIGIHSGPCVAGVVGLTMPRYCLFGDTVNTASRMESTGLPYRIHVNMSTVKILHSLNEGYKIDVRGKTELKGKGIEETYWLVGKTNFAKPLPKPPEIKPGDNWQEMVTEEIKTLFRKANRQVDKKI from the exons ATGCAACATATTCATCCGCATTTCAGAGGGGCGCTATGGGAGTCACACCATCCATGTTTGCCCATAATTAGAAGCAGACCAAATCCAACGACACTGCCCTTTTACAACTCCCTGCTATGGGTCCTCGTCGGAGTGTTCACGTTCCCTTGCTGTGTCCGCTGTTTAATATTCAAAGTGGGGGTCCTGGGGCCTTGGAACTGCGACCCCGTGTACTACAGGGCTCTGCCCGCCGCGGCCGCCAGGCTCGCCGTAAACAGGATCAACGGAGACCCCGATCTGGATCTGGGCCTGACGATGGACTTCATCATCCTGCAGGAGCCTTGCGAAACCtccaaggcgctcacggcgttCATTTACTACGAGAAGATGGCGGATGCGTTCGTGGGCCCCAACAACCCGGGATACTGCGTTGCGGCCTCGCTGCTGGCCAAGAACTGGGAGAAGGCCATCTTCTCCCACGGCTGCGTCAACTACGAGCTGGACCGGGTCATCGGGTACCCGACTTTCGCCAGGACCGTGCCTATTCCCACCGAGGTGTTGTTCACCGTCTTGAGACACTTCCGGTGGGCCAGCGTCGCGGTGGTCTCGTCCAATGAGGACATCTGGAGGGACACTGCCGGGAGAGTGGCCCTCGCGCTCAGGGACAGGGGGCTTCCGGTCGGCCTGGTGACGGCTGTCGGTCTGGATGAGACGGAAGTGGAGCGCACGCTGCAGAGGATCCAGGCTGCGGGAGAGGTCCGGG TCATCATCATGTGCATGCACTCCATCCTGTTTGGAGGGGAGCAGCAGGGCACTTTTCTTCTCAAAGCACAGAAAATGGGTCTGACATCTGGGCAGTATGTGTTTGTTCCCTACGACACCCTCCTCTACAGCGTGCCCTACACCAACGTCTCCTACTTCCCGCTGCAAAACAGCAGCAGGCTGCGGGAGGCCTATGACGCCGTGCTCACCGTCACCATGGCCTCTGAGCCTCTGTCCTTCAACGAGGCGTTCGCGTCGGCCCAGAGGAGTGAGGAAATAACGGTCGCGGTGGAGCCAGAGCAG GTTAACCCACTCTTTGGGACCATCTATAACAGCATCTACCTGCTGGCCAACTCCATCCACAATaccaggagaggaggcatgCGGCTGTCCGGCTCTAACCTGGCGTACTTCACAAAGAACATCACGTTCACCGGCTTCAACCAGAAGGTCAAGGTGGACACCGGCGGGGACGTTAAGACCAGCTACGTCATCCTGGACTCGGACAACAGCGGGAGCAAACTGTACCAGACCTACCTGGTGGACCTAATGTCCGGGAAGCTTAGTTTTGCCGGGAGGTCAATTCAATTTCCTGGAGGATATCCTCCGCCGTCCGACTCCAGTTGCTGGTTTGACAAGGATGCCGTGTGCACGGGAG GTGTGGAGGTTACCTACATCATAGTGGTGTTCGCCGTCATCTTCACTCTGGCGATAGTCGGGCTCGTTATAAGTCTTTATATCAG GAGGAGACTCCAACAAATCCAGCTGGTCAAAGGTCCTAATCGGATCCTCCTGACCTTAGAGGATCTCACTTTTATCAATCCTCAGCTTAGCAAAAAG AAAATCACTTTAGAGGATCTGAACGGGTCGAAGAGCACTCTGGGGGAGAAGTCTGCAGAGCGCTCGCGCTCCGTGAACAGCATGCAGACCACAACTCAAGAGACCACCAATGTAGCTGTGTACGAG GGCGACTGGGTGTGGCTGAAGAAATTTGAAGAGGGGCAGTTCAAAGAAGTGAAGCAAAGCACCACCAAAATGTTCACAAAG ATGAGAGACCTGAGAAACGAGAACGTGAATCCGTTCCTCGGCTTCTTCGTGGACTGCTCCATGTTTGCAGTGGTGACGGAGCACTGCTCACGGGGCAGCCTGCAGGACCTGCTGAGGAACGAGGACGTCAAATTGGACTGGATGTTCAAGTCCTCGCTTTTGCTCGACCTCATCAAG GGTGTAAAATACCTTCACCACAGAGACTTCGCCCACGGCAGACTAAAATCTCGTAACTGTGTGGTCGACGGGCGTTTTGTCCTCAAGATTACCGACTATGGCTTCAACGAGCTGCTGGAGTCTCAGAAAGCTGCTATCAAAGAACCTCCAGCTGAAG AATTATTTTGGACAGCTCCAGAGTTCTTAAGAGACCTAGCGAACTCACGCAAAGGCACCTCCAAGGGAGACGTGTACAGCTTTGCTATCATCCTTCAAGAGGTGGTGGTCAGAGGGTCGCCATATTGCATGCTGGGTCTACTGCCCGAGG AAATCATCCGGAAGGTGAAGAAGCCTCCTCCGATGTGCCGCCCCACCGTGGCTCCGGATCAGGCTCCGATGGAGTGTATCCAGCTGATGAAGCAGTGCTGGAGCGAAATGCCTGAGCGCAGACCGACGTTTGATGAGATCTTTGACAGG TTCAAGCTAATCAACAAGGGTAAGAAGACGAACATCATTGACTCCATGCTGAGGATGCTGGAGCAGTACAGCTCCAACCTGGAGGACCTCataagagagagaacagaggagctggaggtggaaaaACAGAGGACAGAAAAACTGCTGTCAGAGATGCTACCGCC TTCTGTGGCCGAGGCCCTGAAAACCGGTGCCACCGTGGAGCCAGAGTACTTCGACCAGGTGACGATCTACTTCAGCGACATCGTAGGTTTCACGACCATCTCCTCGCTCAGCGATCCCATCGAGGTGGTCGACCTCCTCAACGACCTCTACACTCTGTTTGACGCCGTGCTCAGCAACCACGACGTCTACAAG GTGGAGACCATTGGCGATGCATACATGGTGGCATCGGGTCTGCCAAAGAAAAACGGCAACAAGCACGCTGCCGAGATTGCCAACATGTCTCTGAACATCCTCAGCTCAGTAGGAACCTTCCATATGCGGCACATGCCAGACGTTCCCGTCAGGATACGCATAGGAATCCATTCAG GGCCCTGCGTCGCCGGGGTGGTCGGTCTGACGATGCCCCGGTACTGCCTTTTCGGCGACACCGTCAACACTGCCTCTCGTATGGAATCCACAGGGCTGC CTTATAGGATCCATGTAAATATGAGCACTGTGAAGATCCTCCATTCTCTCAATGAGGGCTACAAAATAGATGTCAGAGGCAAGACAGAGCTGAAG GGTAAAGGTATTGAAGAGACATACTGGCTTGTAGGGAAAACAAACTTTGCAAAGCCTTTGCCAAAGCCGCCGGAGATCAAACCAGG TGACAACTGGCAGGAGATGGTAACAGAGGAGATCAAGACCCTTTTTCGCAAGGCCAACCGGCAGGTGGACAAAAAGATCTGA
- the serpinh1b gene encoding serpin H1b isoform X2, whose translation MWMTSIVAFCLLALAASAEEKKLSSHAATLADSSASLAFRLYHSMAKEKDTENILISPVVVASSLGMVALGGKSSTASQVKTVLGVDKLKDEHLHAGLSELLSEVSDAKTRNTTWKISSRLYGPSSVSFADDFVKNSKKHYNYDHSKINFLDKRSAVNSINEWAAKATDGKLPEIIKDVQNPDGVIIVNAMYWKPHWAETFNDKMVDDRSFLVTRSFSVGIPMMHRTGLYDFHDDTENRILVLNMPLGQKQASLIVIMPYFLEPLARLEKLLSRKQVDTWISKMENKAVSISLPKIAIEVSHNLQKHLAELGLTEAVDKSKADLSNISGKKDLYLSNVFHASALELDVQGNPFDNSIYGSGKLSNPKTFYADHPFIFLVKDNKTDSILYIGRVVKPKGEKMRDEL comes from the exons ATGTGGATGACTAGCATCGTAGCTTTTTGTCTGCTGGCCCTCGCGGCCTCTGCAGAGGAAAAGAAGCTGAGCAGCCACGCCGCCACGCTGGCCGACAGCAGCGCCAGTCTGGCCTTCAG gcTCTACCACAGCATGGCAAAGGAGAAAGACACAGAGAACATCCTCATCTCCCCCGTGGTGGTGGCCTCCTCTCTGGGCATGGTGGCTCTCGGGGGCAAGTCCTCCACCGCCTCCCAGGTCAAAACCGTCCTCGGCGTTGACAAACTGAAGGACGAGCATCTGCACGCAGGCCTCTCCGAGCTGCTCTCCGAA GTGAGCGACGCCAAGACACGCAACACCACCTGGAAGATCAGCAGCCGCCTCTACGGCCCCAGCTCCGTCTCCTTCGCTGATGATTTTGTGAAAAACAGCAAGAAGCACTACAACTACGACCATTCCAAGATAAACTTCCTCGACAAGAGGAGCGCAGTGAACTCCATCAACGAGTGGGCGGCCAAGGCCACGGACGGCAAGCTGCCGGAGATCATCAAGGACGTGCAGAACCCGGACGGAGTCATAATCGTCAACGCCATGTACTGGAAGC CTCACTGGGCTGAGACGTTCAACGATAAAATGGTGGACGACCGTTCCTTCCTGGTTACTCGCTCTTTCTCCGTCGGAATTCCCATGATGCATCGCACAG GCCTGTACGACTTCCACGATGACACGGAGAACCGTATCCTCGTGCTGAATATGCCTCTGGGCCAGAAGCAGGCGTCTCTGATCGTTATCATGCCCTACTTCCTGGAGCCCCTGGCACGCCTCGAGAAACTCCTGAGCAGGAAGCAGGTGGACACCTGGATCAGCAAGATGGAAAACAAGGCTGTGTCCATTTCCCTTCCCAAAATTGCAATTGAAGTCAGCCACAACCTGCAG AAACATCTGGCTGAGCTCGGCCTGACCGAGGCCGTGGACAAATCCAAGGCTGATTTGTCCAACATCTCCGGAAAGAAGGACCTCTACCTGTCCAACGTCTTCCACGCGTCCGCCCTGGAGCTGGACGTGCAGGGGAACCCGTTCGACAACAGCATCTACGGCTCCGGCAAGCTCAGTAACCCCAAAACTTTCTACGCAGATCACCCCTTCATCTTCCTGGTGAAGGACAACAAGACCGACTCCATCCTGTACATCGGCAGAGTGGTGAAACCAAAAGGAGAGAAGATGCGCGATGAGCTATAA
- the gucy2f gene encoding retinal guanylyl cyclase 2 isoform X1, whose protein sequence is MVQATVHVGIQKKKWIREDSCEIVSSDPEAVLTWHRINGARGLIDSSIGNTTIRRLGRPGRTMQHIHPHFRGALWESHHPCLPIIRSRPNPTTLPFYNSLLWVLVGVFTFPCCVRCLIFKVGVLGPWNCDPVYYRALPAAAARLAVNRINGDPDLDLGLTMDFIILQEPCETSKALTAFIYYEKMADAFVGPNNPGYCVAASLLAKNWEKAIFSHGCVNYELDRVIGYPTFARTVPIPTEVLFTVLRHFRWASVAVVSSNEDIWRDTAGRVALALRDRGLPVGLVTAVGLDETEVERTLQRIQAAGEVRVIIMCMHSILFGGEQQGTFLLKAQKMGLTSGQYVFVPYDTLLYSVPYTNVSYFPLQNSSRLREAYDAVLTVTMASEPLSFNEAFASAQRSEEITVAVEPEQVNPLFGTIYNSIYLLANSIHNTRRGGMRLSGSNLAYFTKNITFTGFNQKVKVDTGGDVKTSYVILDSDNSGSKLYQTYLVDLMSGKLSFAGRSIQFPGGYPPPSDSSCWFDKDAVCTGGVEVTYIIVVFAVIFTLAIVGLVISLYIRRRLQQIQLVKGPNRILLTLEDLTFINPQLSKKKITLEDLNGSKSTLGEKSAERSRSVNSMQTTTQETTNVAVYEGDWVWLKKFEEGQFKEVKQSTTKMFTKMRDLRNENVNPFLGFFVDCSMFAVVTEHCSRGSLQDLLRNEDVKLDWMFKSSLLLDLIKGVKYLHHRDFAHGRLKSRNCVVDGRFVLKITDYGFNELLESQKAAIKEPPAEELFWTAPEFLRDLANSRKGTSKGDVYSFAIILQEVVVRGSPYCMLGLLPEEIIRKVKKPPPMCRPTVAPDQAPMECIQLMKQCWSEMPERRPTFDEIFDRFKLINKGKKTNIIDSMLRMLEQYSSNLEDLIRERTEELEVEKQRTEKLLSEMLPPSVAEALKTGATVEPEYFDQVTIYFSDIVGFTTISSLSDPIEVVDLLNDLYTLFDAVLSNHDVYKVETIGDAYMVASGLPKKNGNKHAAEIANMSLNILSSVGTFHMRHMPDVPVRIRIGIHSGPCVAGVVGLTMPRYCLFGDTVNTASRMESTGLPYRIHVNMSTVKILHSLNEGYKIDVRGKTELKGKGIEETYWLVGKTNFAKPLPKPPEIKPGDNWQEMVTEEIKTLFRKANRQVDKKI, encoded by the exons ATGGTGCAGGCGACGGTTCATGTTGGGatacagaaaaaaaagtggatCCGAGAGGACTCGTGTGAGATTGTCTCATCGGACCCCGAAGCTGTCCTGACATGGCACCGAATAAACG GTGCCAGGGGTCTGATTGATAGTTCAATAGGGAACACAACTATCCGCCGCCTTGGACGCCCTGGGAGGACAATGCAACATATTCATCCGCATTTCAGAGGGGCGCTATGGGAGTCACACCATCCATGTTTGCCCATAATTAGAAGCAGACCAAATCCAACGACACTGCCCTTTTACAACTCCCTGCTATGGGTCCTCGTCGGAGTGTTCACGTTCCCTTGCTGTGTCCGCTGTTTAATATTCAAAGTGGGGGTCCTGGGGCCTTGGAACTGCGACCCCGTGTACTACAGGGCTCTGCCCGCCGCGGCCGCCAGGCTCGCCGTAAACAGGATCAACGGAGACCCCGATCTGGATCTGGGCCTGACGATGGACTTCATCATCCTGCAGGAGCCTTGCGAAACCtccaaggcgctcacggcgttCATTTACTACGAGAAGATGGCGGATGCGTTCGTGGGCCCCAACAACCCGGGATACTGCGTTGCGGCCTCGCTGCTGGCCAAGAACTGGGAGAAGGCCATCTTCTCCCACGGCTGCGTCAACTACGAGCTGGACCGGGTCATCGGGTACCCGACTTTCGCCAGGACCGTGCCTATTCCCACCGAGGTGTTGTTCACCGTCTTGAGACACTTCCGGTGGGCCAGCGTCGCGGTGGTCTCGTCCAATGAGGACATCTGGAGGGACACTGCCGGGAGAGTGGCCCTCGCGCTCAGGGACAGGGGGCTTCCGGTCGGCCTGGTGACGGCTGTCGGTCTGGATGAGACGGAAGTGGAGCGCACGCTGCAGAGGATCCAGGCTGCGGGAGAGGTCCGGG TCATCATCATGTGCATGCACTCCATCCTGTTTGGAGGGGAGCAGCAGGGCACTTTTCTTCTCAAAGCACAGAAAATGGGTCTGACATCTGGGCAGTATGTGTTTGTTCCCTACGACACCCTCCTCTACAGCGTGCCCTACACCAACGTCTCCTACTTCCCGCTGCAAAACAGCAGCAGGCTGCGGGAGGCCTATGACGCCGTGCTCACCGTCACCATGGCCTCTGAGCCTCTGTCCTTCAACGAGGCGTTCGCGTCGGCCCAGAGGAGTGAGGAAATAACGGTCGCGGTGGAGCCAGAGCAG GTTAACCCACTCTTTGGGACCATCTATAACAGCATCTACCTGCTGGCCAACTCCATCCACAATaccaggagaggaggcatgCGGCTGTCCGGCTCTAACCTGGCGTACTTCACAAAGAACATCACGTTCACCGGCTTCAACCAGAAGGTCAAGGTGGACACCGGCGGGGACGTTAAGACCAGCTACGTCATCCTGGACTCGGACAACAGCGGGAGCAAACTGTACCAGACCTACCTGGTGGACCTAATGTCCGGGAAGCTTAGTTTTGCCGGGAGGTCAATTCAATTTCCTGGAGGATATCCTCCGCCGTCCGACTCCAGTTGCTGGTTTGACAAGGATGCCGTGTGCACGGGAG GTGTGGAGGTTACCTACATCATAGTGGTGTTCGCCGTCATCTTCACTCTGGCGATAGTCGGGCTCGTTATAAGTCTTTATATCAG GAGGAGACTCCAACAAATCCAGCTGGTCAAAGGTCCTAATCGGATCCTCCTGACCTTAGAGGATCTCACTTTTATCAATCCTCAGCTTAGCAAAAAG AAAATCACTTTAGAGGATCTGAACGGGTCGAAGAGCACTCTGGGGGAGAAGTCTGCAGAGCGCTCGCGCTCCGTGAACAGCATGCAGACCACAACTCAAGAGACCACCAATGTAGCTGTGTACGAG GGCGACTGGGTGTGGCTGAAGAAATTTGAAGAGGGGCAGTTCAAAGAAGTGAAGCAAAGCACCACCAAAATGTTCACAAAG ATGAGAGACCTGAGAAACGAGAACGTGAATCCGTTCCTCGGCTTCTTCGTGGACTGCTCCATGTTTGCAGTGGTGACGGAGCACTGCTCACGGGGCAGCCTGCAGGACCTGCTGAGGAACGAGGACGTCAAATTGGACTGGATGTTCAAGTCCTCGCTTTTGCTCGACCTCATCAAG GGTGTAAAATACCTTCACCACAGAGACTTCGCCCACGGCAGACTAAAATCTCGTAACTGTGTGGTCGACGGGCGTTTTGTCCTCAAGATTACCGACTATGGCTTCAACGAGCTGCTGGAGTCTCAGAAAGCTGCTATCAAAGAACCTCCAGCTGAAG AATTATTTTGGACAGCTCCAGAGTTCTTAAGAGACCTAGCGAACTCACGCAAAGGCACCTCCAAGGGAGACGTGTACAGCTTTGCTATCATCCTTCAAGAGGTGGTGGTCAGAGGGTCGCCATATTGCATGCTGGGTCTACTGCCCGAGG AAATCATCCGGAAGGTGAAGAAGCCTCCTCCGATGTGCCGCCCCACCGTGGCTCCGGATCAGGCTCCGATGGAGTGTATCCAGCTGATGAAGCAGTGCTGGAGCGAAATGCCTGAGCGCAGACCGACGTTTGATGAGATCTTTGACAGG TTCAAGCTAATCAACAAGGGTAAGAAGACGAACATCATTGACTCCATGCTGAGGATGCTGGAGCAGTACAGCTCCAACCTGGAGGACCTCataagagagagaacagaggagctggaggtggaaaaACAGAGGACAGAAAAACTGCTGTCAGAGATGCTACCGCC TTCTGTGGCCGAGGCCCTGAAAACCGGTGCCACCGTGGAGCCAGAGTACTTCGACCAGGTGACGATCTACTTCAGCGACATCGTAGGTTTCACGACCATCTCCTCGCTCAGCGATCCCATCGAGGTGGTCGACCTCCTCAACGACCTCTACACTCTGTTTGACGCCGTGCTCAGCAACCACGACGTCTACAAG GTGGAGACCATTGGCGATGCATACATGGTGGCATCGGGTCTGCCAAAGAAAAACGGCAACAAGCACGCTGCCGAGATTGCCAACATGTCTCTGAACATCCTCAGCTCAGTAGGAACCTTCCATATGCGGCACATGCCAGACGTTCCCGTCAGGATACGCATAGGAATCCATTCAG GGCCCTGCGTCGCCGGGGTGGTCGGTCTGACGATGCCCCGGTACTGCCTTTTCGGCGACACCGTCAACACTGCCTCTCGTATGGAATCCACAGGGCTGC CTTATAGGATCCATGTAAATATGAGCACTGTGAAGATCCTCCATTCTCTCAATGAGGGCTACAAAATAGATGTCAGAGGCAAGACAGAGCTGAAG GGTAAAGGTATTGAAGAGACATACTGGCTTGTAGGGAAAACAAACTTTGCAAAGCCTTTGCCAAAGCCGCCGGAGATCAAACCAGG TGACAACTGGCAGGAGATGGTAACAGAGGAGATCAAGACCCTTTTTCGCAAGGCCAACCGGCAGGTGGACAAAAAGATCTGA
- the serpinh1b gene encoding serpin H1b isoform X1, with amino-acid sequence MFPCLLCGDYFTLLVFQNENCRHQSISRLPQLLSETDRMWMTSIVAFCLLALAASAEEKKLSSHAATLADSSASLAFRLYHSMAKEKDTENILISPVVVASSLGMVALGGKSSTASQVKTVLGVDKLKDEHLHAGLSELLSEVSDAKTRNTTWKISSRLYGPSSVSFADDFVKNSKKHYNYDHSKINFLDKRSAVNSINEWAAKATDGKLPEIIKDVQNPDGVIIVNAMYWKPHWAETFNDKMVDDRSFLVTRSFSVGIPMMHRTGLYDFHDDTENRILVLNMPLGQKQASLIVIMPYFLEPLARLEKLLSRKQVDTWISKMENKAVSISLPKIAIEVSHNLQKHLAELGLTEAVDKSKADLSNISGKKDLYLSNVFHASALELDVQGNPFDNSIYGSGKLSNPKTFYADHPFIFLVKDNKTDSILYIGRVVKPKGEKMRDEL; translated from the exons ATGTTTCCCTGCCTGCTCTGTGGAGATTATTTTACACTTCTTGTCTTTCAGAATGAAAATTGCAGACATCAAAGCATCTCAAG GCTGCCGCAGCTGCTTTCCGAGACTGACAGGATGTGGATGACTAGCATCGTAGCTTTTTGTCTGCTGGCCCTCGCGGCCTCTGCAGAGGAAAAGAAGCTGAGCAGCCACGCCGCCACGCTGGCCGACAGCAGCGCCAGTCTGGCCTTCAG gcTCTACCACAGCATGGCAAAGGAGAAAGACACAGAGAACATCCTCATCTCCCCCGTGGTGGTGGCCTCCTCTCTGGGCATGGTGGCTCTCGGGGGCAAGTCCTCCACCGCCTCCCAGGTCAAAACCGTCCTCGGCGTTGACAAACTGAAGGACGAGCATCTGCACGCAGGCCTCTCCGAGCTGCTCTCCGAA GTGAGCGACGCCAAGACACGCAACACCACCTGGAAGATCAGCAGCCGCCTCTACGGCCCCAGCTCCGTCTCCTTCGCTGATGATTTTGTGAAAAACAGCAAGAAGCACTACAACTACGACCATTCCAAGATAAACTTCCTCGACAAGAGGAGCGCAGTGAACTCCATCAACGAGTGGGCGGCCAAGGCCACGGACGGCAAGCTGCCGGAGATCATCAAGGACGTGCAGAACCCGGACGGAGTCATAATCGTCAACGCCATGTACTGGAAGC CTCACTGGGCTGAGACGTTCAACGATAAAATGGTGGACGACCGTTCCTTCCTGGTTACTCGCTCTTTCTCCGTCGGAATTCCCATGATGCATCGCACAG GCCTGTACGACTTCCACGATGACACGGAGAACCGTATCCTCGTGCTGAATATGCCTCTGGGCCAGAAGCAGGCGTCTCTGATCGTTATCATGCCCTACTTCCTGGAGCCCCTGGCACGCCTCGAGAAACTCCTGAGCAGGAAGCAGGTGGACACCTGGATCAGCAAGATGGAAAACAAGGCTGTGTCCATTTCCCTTCCCAAAATTGCAATTGAAGTCAGCCACAACCTGCAG AAACATCTGGCTGAGCTCGGCCTGACCGAGGCCGTGGACAAATCCAAGGCTGATTTGTCCAACATCTCCGGAAAGAAGGACCTCTACCTGTCCAACGTCTTCCACGCGTCCGCCCTGGAGCTGGACGTGCAGGGGAACCCGTTCGACAACAGCATCTACGGCTCCGGCAAGCTCAGTAACCCCAAAACTTTCTACGCAGATCACCCCTTCATCTTCCTGGTGAAGGACAACAAGACCGACTCCATCCTGTACATCGGCAGAGTGGTGAAACCAAAAGGAGAGAAGATGCGCGATGAGCTATAA